One segment of Amycolatopsis alba DSM 44262 DNA contains the following:
- a CDS encoding DUF305 domain-containing protein encodes MRKSLTSALVVAVFVVSGCTGGEGPAAPSQSAPVIVPGKPGEQAGTGSPGPVNRDQPNDADVEYMTMMIPHHEQAKVMTDLVPGKTANEQIRAIAGRISVAQDGEVTMMKTWLADRGKPVPGEGHAGHGGGHEHALMPGMATEAQLADLRAASGVAFEKMFLDLMIAHHTGALTMAETQLGKGVEVKAQEMAQEVITGQSAEIERMKTMRSKL; translated from the coding sequence ATGAGAAAAAGTTTGACATCGGCGCTGGTCGTGGCCGTTTTCGTCGTCTCGGGTTGCACCGGCGGCGAAGGGCCTGCCGCCCCGTCTCAGAGTGCGCCGGTGATCGTTCCCGGCAAGCCGGGTGAGCAGGCGGGCACCGGCTCCCCCGGCCCGGTGAACCGCGATCAGCCCAACGACGCCGACGTCGAGTACATGACGATGATGATCCCGCACCACGAGCAGGCGAAGGTGATGACCGACCTGGTGCCGGGCAAGACGGCGAACGAGCAGATCCGGGCCATCGCGGGCCGGATCTCGGTGGCGCAGGACGGCGAGGTCACGATGATGAAGACGTGGCTCGCCGACCGCGGCAAGCCGGTGCCGGGCGAAGGGCACGCGGGGCACGGCGGCGGGCACGAGCACGCGCTCATGCCGGGTATGGCGACCGAGGCCCAGCTGGCGGATCTGCGCGCGGCGAGCGGTGTGGCGTTCGAAAAGATGTTCCTCGACCTGATGATCGCGCATCACACGGGCGCGCTGACCATGGCCGAGACCCAGCTCGGCAAGGGTGTCGAGGTCAAGGCGCAGGAGATGGCGCAGGAGGTCATCACCGGCCAGTCCGCCGAGATCGAACGCATGAAGACGATGCGCTCGAAGCTTTAG
- a CDS encoding acyl-CoA thioesterase, giving the protein MSYISLIRPRWSDMDVYGHVNHANLVTLLEEARIPLLFGDAVRAGLTELPKGIVVVKLAVHYRSPIVVSDQDIRVEISLKDLKHASFTLGYRVHDGPAGADKVAVTAETVLAPFDTGTERPRRLTEDERAFLEKGFADA; this is encoded by the coding sequence GTGAGCTACATTTCCCTGATCCGGCCGCGCTGGTCGGATATGGACGTCTACGGGCACGTCAACCACGCGAACCTGGTGACCCTGCTCGAAGAGGCGCGGATCCCCCTGCTGTTCGGGGACGCCGTCCGGGCCGGGCTCACCGAGCTGCCCAAGGGCATCGTGGTGGTGAAGCTGGCCGTCCATTACCGTTCGCCGATCGTGGTGTCCGATCAGGACATCCGGGTGGAGATCTCGTTGAAGGACTTGAAGCACGCCAGCTTCACCCTCGGCTACCGGGTGCACGACGGGCCGGCCGGGGCCGACAAGGTCGCGGTCACCGCGGAGACGGTGCTCGCCCCGTTCGACACCGGGACCGAACGGCCCCGGCGGCTGACCGAGGACGAGCGCGCCTTCCTGGAGAAGGGGTTCGCCGATGCCTGA
- a CDS encoding NAD-glutamate dehydrogenase, producing MSSTGVSSLPGKDVGTEDGARRRSVNPEQIRDDLIDAAAAYAPEIGELIRLYYRHIPAEEILGDDPVDLVGAVRSHLQLAKDRMPGRPAVRLLNPTGPEDGWTREATVVQVVTDDMPYLVDSVAAEFARDGVQVQRIVHPIVVVSRDLTGELLEVHPDADPADPPLNSAAESWMYIEIDLVTDPNRARELDNRLSSVLGDVREVVEDTDKMAETARRLADELDGNPSQLSESEVAEGARLLRWLADGHFTFLGYRRYELIDNPHPDSDEPALRAVLATGLGVLRQDSLAARSLTAGPDTAASALAPTLLVLTQASAPSTVHRPVYPYYVGVKTFDDKGNVTGEHRFLGMFTTTALHENVLDIPVVCNRVREVIHRAGFPMESFSGQRMLEVLQNWPRADLFSADTDSLYSTTTGAITLSDRRRLRLFLRRDPYGRFYSCLVYLPRDRYTTRSRLAMQEVLLEELEGTQLEYSARIGETVLAQVHFIVHTDPSQRSEPDTLRIQERLNEAVRSWDDRMVEAILAERRERAGDSGVAIGLLGEESAGEQGQRFAAVFPEGYKEDFTALEALADLRSLESLTDEGDLSLSFYLPADAEPGERRFKLYLRGEGVTLSKVLPVLQRMGVEVVDERPYELRREDGGRSWIYDFGLLIDPQVLDHADHDLRTRFQDAFHAAWRGDCEVDGFNGLVLRAGLTWRQAAILRAYSRYLRQTKIPFSQEYIETTVLAHTDIATALVRLFETRFDLSLGDEARASQADQLTTEIGKLVDEVTSLDEDRILRRLMAVILATLRTNYHVTDEAGNSRQYLALKLDPSAVPELPEPRPKYEIFVYSPRIEGVHLRFGDVARGGLRWSDRREDFRTEILGLVKAQAVKNAVIVPVGAKGGFVVKRPPAATGDPGLDRDAQLNEGIACYRMFISGLLDVTDNRVEGKTVPAPGVVRHDGDDSYLVVAADKGTAKFSDIANEVSANYRFWLGDAFASGGSVGYDHKAMGITAKGAWESVKRNFRELGKDTQTEDFTVVGIGDMMGDVFGNGMLLSEHIRLVAAFNHLHIFLDPAPDSASSFAERRRLFDLPRSSWEDYDRSLISEGGGIYSRSAKTIPVSPQVREALGLAEDVTALAPNDLMQAILLSPVELLWNGGIGTYVKAERESHADAGDKANDALRVNGNQLRVKVVGEGGNLGLTQLGRIEFARAGGKINTDALDNSAGVDCSDHEVNIKILLDHLVSTGSLGAEQRNELLEQMTDEVGELVLADNYRQNAVLGVSRAHAGPMVSVHQRLVAALVAKGAFDRKLEALPSSAEFRALEKAGEGLTSPELATLLAHVKLDLKDELLASELPDSEVFSRRLPEYFPKPLREQFGDAIFQHPLKREIITTMVANEVVDGAGISYVYRLMEEMNATATDAVRAYAVVTHVYDLPSLWAQIDALDNVVPTEVADEMMLETRRLLDRAARWFLTNRPQPLAPLAEINRFGRVVGELAPRAHELLRGVECASVDANTERLIGKGVPTELAERIALLLHTFGLLDVTDVAELAEQQAGIDAVHTPPETAGLYYALSDHLGIDKMLTSISGLERGNRWHALARLALRDDVYGSLRTITLDALRHSDSGTDPDEKIAHWEKTNASRLQRARVALDEISQIGKLDLATLSVAARQIRSTVR from the coding sequence ATGAGCTCGACGGGAGTCTCGTCCCTGCCCGGAAAAGATGTCGGCACCGAGGATGGCGCCCGGCGCCGGTCGGTGAACCCGGAGCAGATCCGGGACGACCTGATCGACGCCGCCGCGGCGTACGCCCCGGAGATCGGCGAACTGATCCGCCTGTACTACCGGCACATCCCGGCCGAAGAGATTCTCGGTGACGATCCGGTCGACCTCGTCGGCGCCGTCCGTTCGCATCTGCAGCTGGCGAAGGACCGGATGCCCGGCCGCCCCGCGGTGCGGCTGCTGAATCCGACGGGTCCCGAAGACGGCTGGACGCGTGAGGCGACCGTCGTGCAGGTCGTCACGGACGACATGCCGTATCTGGTGGATTCCGTCGCGGCCGAGTTCGCGCGGGACGGGGTGCAGGTGCAGCGCATCGTGCACCCGATCGTCGTGGTCAGCCGCGACCTCACCGGCGAACTGCTGGAGGTCCACCCGGACGCCGACCCGGCCGATCCGCCGCTGAACTCCGCGGCCGAGTCGTGGATGTACATCGAGATCGACCTGGTGACGGACCCGAACCGCGCCCGCGAGCTGGACAACCGGCTGTCGTCGGTGCTGGGTGACGTGCGTGAGGTCGTCGAGGACACCGACAAGATGGCGGAGACGGCGCGCCGTCTCGCCGACGAGCTGGACGGGAACCCGTCGCAGCTGTCCGAGAGCGAGGTCGCCGAAGGTGCCCGGCTGCTGCGCTGGCTCGCCGACGGTCACTTCACCTTCCTGGGCTACCGGCGCTACGAGCTGATCGACAACCCGCACCCGGACAGCGACGAACCCGCCTTGCGCGCGGTGCTCGCGACCGGGCTGGGTGTGCTGCGCCAGGACAGCCTCGCCGCGCGCAGCCTCACCGCCGGGCCCGACACGGCGGCGTCCGCGCTCGCGCCGACCCTGCTGGTGCTGACCCAGGCGAGCGCGCCGTCCACGGTGCACCGCCCGGTCTACCCGTACTACGTCGGCGTAAAAACGTTCGACGACAAGGGAAACGTCACCGGCGAACACCGCTTCCTCGGCATGTTCACCACCACCGCCCTGCACGAGAACGTGCTGGACATCCCGGTGGTCTGCAACCGGGTCCGCGAGGTCATCCACCGCGCGGGCTTCCCGATGGAGTCCTTCTCCGGCCAGCGGATGCTCGAAGTGCTGCAGAACTGGCCGCGCGCGGACCTGTTCTCGGCCGACACCGACTCGCTGTACTCGACGACGACCGGCGCGATCACGCTGTCGGATCGCAGACGGCTCCGGCTGTTCCTGCGCCGCGACCCGTACGGCCGCTTCTACTCCTGCCTCGTGTACCTCCCGCGTGACCGCTACACGACCCGTTCGCGGCTCGCGATGCAGGAGGTCCTGCTCGAAGAACTCGAAGGCACGCAACTGGAGTACAGCGCGCGTATCGGGGAAACCGTGCTCGCGCAGGTGCACTTCATCGTGCACACCGACCCCTCGCAGCGGTCCGAACCGGACACCCTGCGCATCCAGGAACGGCTCAACGAAGCCGTCCGCAGCTGGGACGACCGGATGGTCGAGGCGATCCTCGCCGAGCGCCGCGAGCGCGCCGGGGACAGCGGCGTCGCGATCGGCCTGCTGGGCGAGGAGTCCGCGGGCGAACAGGGACAGCGGTTCGCCGCGGTGTTCCCCGAGGGCTACAAGGAGGACTTCACCGCGCTCGAAGCGCTCGCGGACCTCCGCTCCCTGGAGTCGCTGACCGACGAGGGCGACCTGTCGCTGTCGTTCTACCTGCCCGCCGACGCCGAGCCGGGGGAGCGGCGGTTCAAGCTGTACCTGCGCGGCGAGGGCGTCACCCTCTCCAAGGTGCTCCCGGTCCTGCAGCGCATGGGCGTCGAGGTCGTCGACGAACGGCCGTACGAACTGCGCCGCGAGGACGGCGGCCGGTCCTGGATCTACGACTTCGGCCTGCTGATCGACCCGCAGGTCCTCGACCACGCCGACCACGACCTCCGCACCCGCTTCCAGGACGCCTTCCACGCCGCCTGGCGCGGCGACTGCGAGGTCGACGGCTTCAACGGTCTCGTCCTGCGCGCCGGCCTCACCTGGCGCCAGGCCGCGATCCTGCGCGCCTACTCGCGGTACCTGCGCCAGACGAAGATCCCGTTCTCCCAGGAGTACATCGAGACCACCGTCCTCGCACACACCGACATCGCCACCGCGCTGGTGCGGCTGTTCGAGACCCGGTTCGACCTCTCGCTCGGCGACGAGGCCCGCGCGTCGCAGGCCGACCAGCTCACCACCGAGATCGGCAAGCTGGTCGACGAGGTGACCAGCCTCGACGAAGACAGGATCCTGCGACGGCTGATGGCGGTCATCCTCGCCACGCTGCGCACGAACTACCACGTCACCGACGAGGCCGGGAACTCCCGCCAGTACCTGGCGCTCAAACTCGACCCGAGCGCGGTGCCCGAACTGCCCGAGCCGCGGCCGAAGTACGAGATCTTCGTGTACTCGCCCCGGATCGAGGGTGTGCACCTGCGGTTCGGCGACGTCGCGCGCGGTGGCCTGCGGTGGTCCGACCGCCGGGAGGACTTCCGCACGGAGATCCTCGGCCTGGTCAAGGCGCAGGCGGTCAAGAACGCGGTCATCGTGCCTGTCGGCGCGAAGGGCGGCTTCGTCGTGAAGCGCCCGCCGGCGGCCACCGGTGACCCTGGCCTGGATCGCGACGCCCAGCTGAACGAGGGCATCGCCTGCTACCGCATGTTCATCTCCGGCCTGCTGGATGTGACCGACAACCGCGTCGAGGGCAAGACCGTCCCGGCGCCGGGCGTGGTCCGCCACGACGGCGACGACAGCTACCTCGTGGTCGCCGCGGACAAGGGCACCGCGAAGTTCTCCGACATCGCGAACGAGGTTTCGGCGAACTACCGGTTCTGGCTCGGCGACGCCTTCGCCTCCGGCGGCTCGGTCGGCTACGACCACAAGGCCATGGGCATCACCGCGAAGGGCGCTTGGGAAAGCGTCAAGCGCAACTTCCGCGAGCTGGGCAAGGACACCCAGACCGAGGACTTCACCGTCGTCGGCATCGGCGACATGATGGGTGACGTCTTCGGCAACGGCATGCTGCTCTCCGAGCACATCCGCCTGGTGGCCGCCTTCAACCACCTGCACATCTTCCTCGACCCGGCCCCGGACTCGGCGTCTTCGTTCGCCGAGCGGCGGCGGTTGTTCGACCTGCCGCGGTCCTCGTGGGAGGACTACGACCGCTCGCTGATCAGCGAGGGCGGTGGCATCTACTCGCGGTCGGCGAAGACGATCCCGGTCAGCCCGCAGGTCCGCGAGGCGCTCGGGCTCGCCGAGGACGTCACCGCGCTGGCGCCGAACGACCTCATGCAGGCGATCCTGCTGTCCCCGGTCGAGCTACTGTGGAACGGCGGTATCGGCACCTACGTCAAGGCCGAGCGGGAGAGCCACGCGGACGCGGGCGACAAGGCCAACGACGCCTTGCGCGTCAACGGCAACCAGCTCCGCGTCAAGGTCGTCGGCGAGGGCGGGAACCTGGGACTGACCCAGCTCGGCCGGATCGAGTTCGCCCGCGCCGGCGGCAAGATCAACACCGACGCGCTCGACAACTCCGCCGGCGTCGACTGCTCCGACCACGAGGTCAACATCAAGATCCTGCTGGACCACCTGGTCTCGACCGGATCGCTGGGTGCCGAGCAGCGCAACGAGCTGCTGGAGCAGATGACCGACGAGGTCGGCGAGCTGGTGCTGGCCGACAACTACCGGCAGAACGCCGTGCTCGGGGTCAGCCGGGCGCACGCCGGGCCGATGGTCTCGGTGCACCAGCGGCTCGTCGCGGCGCTGGTCGCGAAGGGCGCCTTCGACCGCAAGCTCGAAGCGCTGCCGAGTTCGGCGGAGTTCCGCGCGCTGGAGAAGGCGGGCGAGGGCCTCACGTCGCCGGAGCTGGCGACACTGCTCGCGCACGTCAAGCTCGACCTCAAGGACGAACTGCTGGCGAGCGAGCTGCCGGACTCCGAGGTGTTCTCGCGCCGTCTGCCCGAGTACTTCCCGAAGCCGCTTCGGGAGCAGTTCGGCGACGCGATCTTCCAGCACCCGCTGAAGCGCGAGATCATCACGACGATGGTGGCCAACGAGGTCGTCGACGGCGCCGGGATCTCCTACGTCTACCGCCTGATGGAGGAGATGAACGCGACCGCGACCGACGCGGTCCGCGCGTACGCCGTGGTCACCCACGTGTACGACCTGCCCTCGCTGTGGGCGCAGATCGACGCGCTGGACAACGTCGTGCCGACCGAGGTCGCCGACGAGATGATGCTGGAGACCCGCAGGCTGCTCGACCGGGCCGCCCGCTGGTTCCTCACCAACCGGCCGCAGCCCCTCGCCCCGCTCGCCGAGATCAACCGGTTCGGCCGGGTCGTCGGCGAACTGGCGCCGCGGGCGCACGAGCTGCTTCGCGGTGTCGAGTGCGCTTCGGTGGACGCGAACACCGAGCGGCTGATCGGGAAGGGCGTCCCGACGGAACTGGCGGAGCGCATCGCGCTCCTGCTGCACACCTTCGGCCTGCTCGACGTCACCGATGTCGCGGAGCTGGCCGAGCAGCAGGCCGGGATCGACGCGGTGCACACCCCGCCGGAGACCGCGGGCCTGTACTACGCGCTGTCGGACCACCTCGGCATCGACAAGATGCTGACGTCGATCAGCGGTCTCGAACGCGGCAACCGCTGGCACGCGCTCGCGCGGCTGGCGCTGCGGGACGACGTCTACGGCTCACTGCGGACGATCACGCTGGACGCGTTGCGGCACAGCGATTCGGGCACCGACCCGGACGAGAAGATCGCGCACTGGGAGAAGACGAACGCCTCACGGTTGCAGCGGGCCCGTGTCGCGCTGGACGAGATCAGCCAGATCGGCAAACTCGACCTGGCGACGCTGTCGGTGGCGGCGAGGCAGATCCGGAGCACGGTGAGGTAG
- the ettA gene encoding energy-dependent translational throttle protein EttA → MAEFIYTMKKVRKTVGDKVILDDVSTAFYPGAKIGVVGPNGAGKSTVLKIMAGIEQASNGEAFLQPGASVGILMQEPVLNEEKTVRENVEEGLGDIKVKLNRFNEVAELMATDYSDELMEEMGKLQEDLDHADAWEIDSAVEQAMDALRCPPPEEPVTHLSGGERRRVALCKLLLSAPDLLLLDEPTNHLDAESVLWLEQFLANYAGAVLAVTHDRYFLDNVAQWIMELDRGRVVGYEGNYSTYLEKKRERLEVQGKKDAKLAKRLKSELEWVRSNAKARQTKSRSRLDRYEEMAAEADKHRKLDFEEIQIPPGPRLGSVVVEVEKLRKGFDDRVLIDGLSFDLPRNGIVGVIGPNGVGKTTLFKTIVGIEEPDDGRVKIGETVKLSYVDQNRGGIDPKKTVWEVVSDKLDYIHVGQTEMPSRAYVSAFGFKGPDQQKPAGVLSGGERNRLNLALTLKQGGNLILLDEPTNDLDVETLGSLENALEQFPGCAVVISHDRWFLDRVATHILAWEGTDENPSQWFWFEGNFEGYEKNKVERLGAEAARPHRVTHRKLTRD, encoded by the coding sequence ATGGCCGAGTTCATCTACACCATGAAGAAGGTGCGCAAGACCGTCGGGGACAAGGTCATCCTCGACGACGTCAGCACCGCGTTCTACCCCGGCGCCAAGATCGGCGTGGTGGGGCCGAACGGCGCGGGTAAGTCCACCGTTCTGAAGATCATGGCGGGGATCGAGCAGGCCAGCAACGGCGAAGCCTTCCTCCAGCCTGGCGCCAGCGTCGGCATCCTCATGCAGGAGCCGGTGCTCAACGAAGAGAAGACCGTCCGCGAAAACGTCGAAGAAGGCCTTGGCGACATCAAGGTCAAGCTCAACCGCTTCAACGAGGTCGCCGAGCTGATGGCGACCGACTACAGCGATGAGCTGATGGAGGAGATGGGCAAGCTCCAGGAGGACCTCGACCACGCCGACGCGTGGGAGATCGACTCCGCGGTCGAGCAGGCGATGGACGCCCTGCGCTGCCCGCCGCCGGAAGAGCCGGTCACCCACCTCTCCGGTGGTGAGCGCCGCCGGGTCGCGCTGTGCAAGCTGCTCCTGTCCGCGCCCGACCTGCTGCTCCTCGACGAGCCCACCAACCATCTGGACGCCGAAAGCGTGCTGTGGCTGGAACAGTTCCTCGCCAACTACGCCGGCGCCGTCCTCGCCGTCACCCACGACCGGTACTTCCTGGACAACGTCGCGCAGTGGATCATGGAGCTCGACCGCGGCCGTGTCGTCGGCTACGAGGGCAACTACTCGACGTACCTGGAGAAGAAGCGCGAGCGCCTCGAGGTCCAGGGCAAGAAGGACGCCAAGCTCGCCAAGCGGCTGAAGTCCGAACTCGAATGGGTCCGGTCCAACGCCAAGGCCCGTCAGACCAAGTCGCGGTCCCGGCTGGACCGCTACGAGGAGATGGCCGCGGAGGCGGACAAGCACCGCAAGCTCGACTTCGAAGAGATCCAGATCCCGCCGGGGCCCCGGCTGGGCAGCGTGGTCGTCGAGGTCGAGAAGCTGCGCAAGGGTTTCGACGACCGTGTGCTGATCGACGGGCTGTCGTTCGACCTGCCGCGCAACGGCATCGTCGGCGTGATCGGGCCGAACGGTGTCGGCAAGACGACCCTGTTCAAGACGATCGTCGGGATCGAGGAGCCGGACGACGGCCGGGTCAAGATCGGCGAGACGGTCAAACTGTCCTATGTGGACCAGAACCGCGGCGGGATCGACCCGAAGAAGACGGTATGGGAGGTGGTTTCGGACAAGCTGGACTACATCCACGTCGGGCAGACCGAAATGCCCTCGCGTGCCTACGTCAGCGCGTTCGGTTTCAAGGGTCCGGACCAGCAGAAGCCGGCGGGCGTGCTCTCCGGTGGTGAGCGCAACCGGCTGAACCTGGCGCTGACCCTCAAGCAGGGCGGGAACCTGATCCTGCTCGACGAGCCGACGAACGACCTGGACGTCGAGACCCTGGGGTCGCTGGAGAACGCTCTCGAGCAGTTCCCCGGCTGCGCCGTGGTGATCTCGCACGACCGGTGGTTCCTCGACCGGGTCGCCACGCACATCCTCGCCTGGGAAGGCACCGACGAGAACCCCTCGCAATGGTTCTGGTTCGAAGGTAACTTCGAGGGCTACGAGAAGAACAAGGTCGAACGTCTCGGTGCCGAGGCGGCTCGTCCGCACCGCGTCACCCATCGCAAGCTGACCCGCGACTGA
- a CDS encoding single-stranded DNA-binding protein translates to MAMGETWVTMIGNLTSEPVHHPERAHGHDIVSFGLRSVERRYDKERGEWGEGRQLAVKVTCWRKLAMAAFACLSKGDPVIVAGRLRGAETAEEIPAPLGLPELEAFSIGPNLARCSVEIQRAGRDRPRAIPLSPPPVGNPMVTALEDAPVG, encoded by the coding sequence ATGGCGATGGGCGAAACGTGGGTGACCATGATCGGCAATCTGACCAGCGAACCGGTCCACCATCCGGAGCGGGCGCACGGGCACGACATCGTGTCGTTCGGCTTGCGGAGTGTCGAACGCCGGTACGACAAGGAAAGAGGCGAGTGGGGCGAGGGGCGGCAACTCGCGGTCAAGGTCACCTGCTGGCGAAAGCTGGCGATGGCGGCGTTCGCGTGCCTGAGCAAGGGCGATCCGGTGATCGTGGCCGGTCGGCTGCGCGGCGCCGAGACCGCGGAGGAGATCCCGGCGCCTCTCGGTCTACCTGAGCTTGAGGCCTTCTCCATCGGCCCCAACCTCGCGCGGTGCTCGGTCGAGATCCAGCGGGCCGGGCGTGATCGGCCCAGGGCGATCCCGTTGTCTCCGCCGCCGGTGGGGAATCCCATGGTCACCGCGCTGGAGGACGCGCCCGTGGGCTGA
- a CDS encoding cytochrome c oxidase assembly protein has translation MPSDPETKPAPPARKAGVLPLVSIGALLAAVVAVGLVALTGGAGYVIAGLPDPGLVTRYGITVVRVLAEAASVLCVGSLLLAAFLVPPQKSGTLAADGYSAIRVAGVAAWVWFFAAAASIFFSAADGAGRPFTEVLSPQVLIDLVDAIEQPKAWLFTALIALLVALGCRLALTWGWTTVVFFLSVGGLIPVAVTGHSASGGSHDMATNSLLYHLVAAALWVGGLVALLALGWRRGENLKLAATRFSKLALVCWIVMAVSGIVNALVRIRITDLFTTDYGLLVVAKIVALLLLGVFGHQQRQKGVAGLVNGTGGGQLLRLAAVEVLIMFITIGIATGLAKTPPPQESFTQPSTTELLIGYDLYGPPTVFRLLTDWRFDLVYGTLAIVLAGLYLAGVRRLRRRGDTWATGRVIAWLAGCFVLLIATSSGIGRYAPAMFSVHMGNHMLLSMVAPVLFVLGGPVTLALRALPAAGKDAPPGPREWLLAFVHSPLSRFLTHPIVALLLFVGSFYGLYFSGLFDSALNYHWAHLAMNAHFLLAGYVFYWPVIGVDPAPRRIPPLGRLGMMFAAMPFHAFFGIALMSMQTVLGQDFYRGLKLPWVTDLLTDQRLGGGIAWASGELPVLLVLVALLVQWARQDEREARRKDRREEASGDADLNAYNAMLKNLADQGRGPGKSS, from the coding sequence GTGCCTTCAGACCCCGAGACGAAACCGGCCCCACCCGCGCGGAAGGCCGGTGTCCTGCCGCTGGTGTCGATCGGGGCGCTCCTGGCCGCGGTGGTCGCCGTCGGCCTGGTCGCGCTGACCGGTGGCGCCGGTTACGTCATCGCAGGCCTGCCGGATCCGGGGCTGGTGACGCGTTACGGCATCACCGTCGTCCGGGTGCTGGCCGAAGCGGCTTCGGTGCTGTGCGTGGGTTCGCTGCTGCTCGCCGCGTTCCTTGTCCCGCCACAGAAGTCCGGCACGCTCGCGGCGGACGGCTACTCGGCCATCCGCGTCGCGGGCGTCGCCGCGTGGGTCTGGTTCTTCGCGGCCGCCGCGTCGATCTTCTTCTCCGCGGCCGACGGCGCGGGGCGCCCGTTCACCGAGGTGCTGTCGCCGCAGGTGCTGATCGACCTCGTGGACGCCATCGAGCAGCCCAAGGCCTGGCTGTTCACCGCGTTGATCGCGCTGCTGGTCGCGCTCGGCTGCCGTCTCGCGCTGACCTGGGGCTGGACGACGGTGGTCTTCTTCCTGTCCGTCGGCGGCCTGATCCCGGTCGCGGTCACCGGGCATTCCGCGAGCGGCGGCTCGCACGACATGGCGACCAACAGCCTGCTGTACCACCTGGTCGCCGCCGCGCTGTGGGTCGGCGGCCTGGTGGCGCTGCTCGCTCTCGGCTGGCGTCGTGGCGAAAACCTGAAGCTCGCCGCGACACGGTTCTCCAAGCTGGCGCTGGTCTGCTGGATCGTGATGGCGGTCTCCGGCATCGTGAACGCGCTGGTGCGGATCAGGATCACCGACCTGTTCACCACCGACTACGGCCTGCTGGTGGTCGCGAAGATCGTCGCGTTGCTGCTGCTCGGTGTCTTCGGGCATCAGCAGCGGCAGAAGGGCGTCGCCGGGCTGGTGAACGGTACCGGCGGCGGACAGCTGCTGCGGCTCGCCGCGGTCGAGGTGCTGATCATGTTCATCACGATCGGCATCGCCACGGGGCTCGCGAAGACCCCGCCGCCGCAGGAATCGTTCACCCAGCCGTCGACGACGGAACTGTTGATCGGCTACGACCTCTACGGTCCGCCCACCGTCTTCAGGCTGCTCACCGACTGGCGGTTCGACCTCGTCTACGGCACCCTCGCGATCGTTCTCGCCGGGCTGTACCTCGCCGGGGTCCGGCGGTTGCGGCGCCGCGGCGACACCTGGGCCACCGGCCGGGTCATCGCCTGGCTGGCGGGCTGTTTCGTGTTGCTGATCGCGACGTCGTCCGGCATCGGGCGGTACGCGCCCGCGATGTTCAGCGTGCACATGGGCAACCACATGCTGCTGTCCATGGTGGCGCCGGTGCTGTTCGTGCTCGGCGGACCCGTGACGCTCGCGCTGCGTGCCCTGCCCGCGGCGGGCAAGGACGCCCCGCCCGGACCGCGGGAATGGCTGCTCGCCTTCGTGCACTCGCCGCTTTCGCGGTTCCTGACGCATCCGATCGTCGCACTGCTGCTGTTCGTCGGTTCCTTTTACGGTTTGTACTTCTCCGGCCTGTTCGACTCCGCGCTGAACTACCACTGGGCGCATCTGGCGATGAACGCGCACTTCCTGCTCGCCGGCTACGTCTTCTACTGGCCGGTGATCGGCGTCGACCCGGCCCCGCGCCGGATCCCGCCGCTGGGACGGCTCGGGATGATGTTCGCCGCCATGCCGTTCCACGCGTTCTTCGGGATCGCGCTGATGAGCATGCAGACCGTGCTCGGCCAGGACTTCTACCGCGGCCTCAAACTGCCGTGGGTCACCGACCTGCTGACCGATCAGCGGCTCGGCGGCGGGATCGCGTGGGCGTCCGGTGAGCTGCCGGTCCTGCTGGTGCTCGTCGCGCTGCTGGTGCAGTGGGCGCGTCAGGACGAACGGGAAGCCCGGCGCAAGGACCGCCGTGAGGAAGCCTCGGGCGACGCGGATCTCAACGCCTACAACGCGATGCTGAAGAACCTCGCCGATCAGGGCCGGGGTCCGGGGAAGAGTTCGTAG
- a CDS encoding histidine phosphatase family protein: MRIILLRHAESLGNVDELAYTRIPDHALPLTDDGREQARLAGPKLKEILGGQRTAVYVSPYLRTRETLRLLDIRADCERIVPEPRLREQDWGNLQDPQEQEVQKQRRHEFGHFFYRLPFGESGADVDDRVAAFLSELAAGDEDHPETVLVVSHGLTIRLLCRRLFGWSIELFESLSNPTTCEYRVVERVNGNWALDRPFRQWRDSPDGETQD; this comes from the coding sequence GTGCGGATCATCCTGCTGAGGCACGCCGAGTCGCTCGGCAACGTCGACGAGCTCGCCTACACCCGGATCCCCGACCACGCCCTCCCGCTCACCGATGACGGGCGTGAGCAGGCGAGGCTGGCGGGCCCGAAGCTCAAGGAGATCCTCGGCGGGCAGCGGACGGCGGTCTACGTCAGCCCGTATCTGCGGACACGGGAAACGTTGCGGCTACTGGACATCCGTGCCGACTGCGAGCGGATCGTGCCGGAGCCGAGGCTACGGGAGCAGGACTGGGGCAACCTTCAGGATCCGCAGGAGCAGGAAGTCCAGAAGCAGCGCCGTCACGAGTTCGGGCACTTCTTCTACCGGCTCCCGTTCGGCGAGTCCGGCGCGGACGTCGACGACCGGGTCGCGGCGTTCCTCAGCGAACTGGCGGCGGGCGACGAAGATCACCCCGAGACCGTGCTGGTCGTCTCACACGGCCTGACCATCCGGTTGCTGTGCCGACGGCTCTTCGGCTGGAGCATCGAGCTGTTCGAATCTTTGTCCAACCCGACGACCTGCGAATACCGCGTCGTCGAGCGGGTGAACGGCAACTGGGCGCTGGACCGCCCGTTCCGCCAGTGGCGGGACTCACCCGACGGGGAGACTCAGGACTGA